One genomic segment of Flagellimonas marinaquae includes these proteins:
- a CDS encoding methylmalonyl-CoA mutase family protein, translating to MEQIEPYKPKHKIRIVTAASLFDGHDAAINIMRRIIQATGVEVIHLGHDRSVAEVVDCAIQEDANAIAMTSYQGGHNEYFRYMFDLLKERGAGHIKIFGGGGGVILPDEIKELMEYGIERIYSPDDGRELGLQGMINDLIQRCDTAVPDMPLSKGESLENKLAEKDSNTLARLISLAENRHEEFEKFEAIIAKEKGNVPVLGITGTGGAGKSSLVDELVRRFLMDFPDKHIGLISVDPSKRKTGGALLGDRIRMNAINNERVYMRSLATRQSNLALSKYVAEAVDVLKAAKYDLIVLETSGIGQSDTEILEHSDVSLYVMTPEFGAATQLEKIDMLDFADIVAINKFDKRGALDAIRDVKKQYARNHGLWHANEDELPIFGTIASQFNDPGMNSLYKMVMDTLQEKADSNLKSQMEITQEMAEKIYVIPPARIRYLSEIAENNRSYDEKAKYEAKIAQKLYGVFLTITSTLEIDQERAEELFLDKSGLNEDEIRSNIKNEASGELVELLIKEFDRIKMHLNPLHWDAIIRWREKVERYKSEVYSFKVRDKEVKIKTHTESLSHSQIPKVALPKYKAWGDILQWILQENVPGEFPYTAGLYPFKREGEDPTRMFAGEGGPERTNRRFHYVSMDMPAKRLSTAFDSVTLYGNDPDHRPDIYGKIGNAGVSICCLDDAKKLYSGFDLSSPMTSVSMTINGPAPMLLAFFMNAAIDQNCEKYIKENNLEQEVKNKLQSIFKAKGVEQPQYYGDLPEGNNGLGLMLLGVTGDQVLPKAVYEAIKQKTLNQVRGTVQADILKEDQAQNTCIFSTEFALRLMGDVQEYFIEQQVRNFYSVSISGYHIAEAGANPITQLAFTLSNGFTYVEYYLSRGMDINKFGPNLSFFFSNGVDPEYAVIGRVARRIWSKALKEKYGADPRAQMLKYHIQTSGRSLHAQEIDFNDIRTTLQALYAIYDNCNSLHTNAYDEAITTPTEESVRRAMAIQLIINKELGLAKNENPIQGSFIIEELTDLVEEAVLMEFDRITERGGVLGAMETMYQRSKIQEESLHYETLKHSGEYPIIGVNTFLSSKGSPTILPAEVIRATETEKENQIKTLENLHKREAQKAKTQLSELQQVATHNENIFEKLMEASKYCSLGQITEALFQVGGQYRRNM from the coding sequence ATGGAACAAATAGAACCTTATAAACCCAAACATAAAATCAGAATTGTAACGGCAGCTTCCTTGTTCGATGGCCATGATGCGGCCATTAATATAATGAGGCGAATTATCCAGGCTACAGGAGTGGAGGTAATTCATTTGGGACACGATAGGAGTGTGGCCGAGGTGGTAGATTGCGCCATTCAAGAGGATGCCAACGCCATTGCGATGACCTCTTACCAAGGAGGGCACAACGAATATTTTAGGTATATGTTCGATTTGTTGAAGGAAAGAGGTGCTGGACATATCAAAATTTTTGGCGGCGGTGGCGGTGTAATCTTGCCCGATGAAATAAAAGAACTGATGGAATACGGGATCGAACGTATCTATTCTCCGGATGACGGACGTGAACTCGGACTTCAGGGCATGATCAACGACCTGATTCAAAGATGTGATACAGCAGTCCCCGATATGCCTCTCTCCAAAGGAGAGTCCTTGGAAAACAAATTGGCAGAAAAGGATTCAAATACATTGGCCCGTTTAATTTCTTTGGCAGAAAATCGTCATGAAGAATTCGAAAAATTTGAAGCCATTATTGCCAAGGAAAAAGGAAACGTTCCAGTTTTGGGAATTACCGGTACAGGAGGAGCTGGTAAATCCAGCCTGGTGGATGAACTCGTGCGCAGATTTTTAATGGATTTCCCCGATAAACACATTGGGCTTATTTCCGTAGATCCATCTAAGCGAAAAACCGGGGGTGCGCTTTTGGGGGACAGGATCCGTATGAACGCTATCAACAACGAAAGGGTTTATATGAGGTCTTTGGCCACTCGGCAATCCAATTTGGCCTTGTCCAAATACGTAGCGGAAGCTGTTGATGTGCTCAAGGCGGCAAAATATGACCTAATTGTGTTGGAGACCTCTGGGATAGGTCAGTCGGACACCGAAATATTGGAACATAGCGATGTCTCCCTATATGTGATGACCCCGGAATTTGGAGCCGCCACACAATTGGAGAAAATAGATATGCTGGATTTTGCGGATATCGTGGCCATAAATAAGTTTGATAAAAGGGGAGCCCTCGATGCTATCCGCGATGTAAAAAAGCAATACGCCCGCAACCACGGACTGTGGCATGCCAATGAAGATGAACTTCCTATTTTTGGAACCATTGCTTCGCAGTTCAATGATCCTGGGATGAACAGCTTGTATAAAATGGTGATGGATACACTGCAAGAAAAAGCAGATTCCAACCTAAAATCTCAGATGGAGATCACACAAGAAATGGCCGAAAAAATCTATGTGATCCCACCGGCACGTATCCGATATTTATCTGAAATTGCCGAGAACAATAGGAGTTATGATGAAAAGGCCAAGTACGAAGCCAAGATAGCCCAAAAACTCTATGGGGTCTTTTTGACCATCACATCTACCTTGGAAATAGATCAAGAACGTGCCGAAGAATTGTTTTTGGATAAATCCGGGCTGAACGAAGATGAAATTCGGTCGAACATCAAAAATGAAGCTTCGGGCGAATTGGTCGAGCTGCTGATCAAAGAGTTTGATCGGATAAAAATGCACTTGAATCCCTTGCATTGGGATGCCATTATAAGATGGAGAGAAAAAGTAGAACGCTATAAATCCGAAGTTTACTCATTTAAAGTAAGGGATAAAGAAGTAAAAATAAAAACCCATACCGAGTCACTATCCCATAGTCAGATTCCAAAAGTAGCTCTGCCCAAATACAAGGCTTGGGGAGATATTTTACAATGGATTTTACAAGAAAACGTACCCGGTGAGTTTCCGTACACAGCTGGTTTGTACCCGTTTAAAAGAGAAGGGGAGGATCCAACAAGAATGTTTGCCGGTGAAGGTGGACCCGAACGGACCAATCGCCGTTTTCATTATGTGAGCATGGATATGCCCGCAAAACGGTTGTCCACGGCCTTTGATTCCGTTACCCTGTACGGTAATGACCCCGATCACAGACCCGATATTTATGGCAAAATAGGCAATGCCGGAGTTTCCATTTGTTGTTTGGACGATGCCAAAAAACTGTATTCCGGCTTTGACCTGAGTAGTCCAATGACCTCGGTGAGCATGACCATTAATGGTCCCGCCCCTATGCTTTTGGCATTTTTTATGAATGCCGCCATAGATCAAAACTGTGAGAAGTACATCAAGGAAAATAACTTGGAGCAAGAAGTGAAGAACAAACTGCAATCCATATTCAAGGCCAAGGGTGTAGAACAGCCCCAATATTATGGCGATTTGCCCGAGGGAAATAATGGATTGGGGTTAATGCTTTTGGGGGTAACCGGAGACCAGGTGCTCCCGAAAGCGGTTTATGAAGCTATTAAACAAAAAACTTTGAACCAGGTTAGGGGTACGGTACAAGCAGATATCTTAAAAGAAGATCAAGCGCAGAACACCTGTATTTTTTCAACCGAATTTGCATTGCGCTTAATGGGCGATGTGCAGGAGTATTTTATTGAGCAGCAAGTCCGAAATTTTTATTCGGTTTCCATTTCGGGATACCATATTGCGGAGGCAGGTGCCAATCCTATTACGCAATTGGCATTTACTCTTTCCAATGGTTTTACTTATGTGGAATACTACCTGAGCCGTGGAATGGATATCAATAAATTTGGACCTAACCTTTCATTTTTCTTTTCCAACGGGGTGGACCCGGAATATGCCGTAATCGGAAGGGTGGCAAGACGTATTTGGTCCAAGGCATTAAAGGAAAAATATGGGGCCGATCCAAGGGCACAAATGCTTAAATATCATATTCAGACTTCGGGAAGGAGCTTGCACGCCCAAGAAATCGATTTCAACGATATCCGTACCACCCTCCAAGCTTTGTATGCCATTTACGATAATTGTAACTCACTGCATACCAACGCGTATGATGAGGCCATTACCACACCTACCGAAGAGTCTGTGCGCAGGGCCATGGCCATTCAATTGATCATTAATAAGGAATTGGGCCTCGCAAAAAATGAAAACCCAATTCAAGGCTCTTTTATAATTGAAGAATTAACCGACTTGGTGGAAGAGGCAGTTTTAATGGAATTTGACAGGATTACGGAGCGGGGCGGCGTTCTGGGAGCTATGGAAACCATGTACCAACGCTCAAAAATTCAGGAAGAGAGCTTGCATTACGAGACCTTGAAGCACTCCGGTGAATACCCTATAATCGGAGTAAATACCTTTTTGAGTTCCAAGGGTTCCCCTACTATTTTGCCCGCCGAGGTTATCCGAGCTACCGAAACAGAAAAGGAGAATCAAATTAAAACCTTGGAAAACCTCCATAAAAGAGAGGCGCAAAAAGCAAAAACACAGTTAAGCGAATTGCAGCAAGTAGCAACCCATAACGAGAACATTTTCGAAAAACTGATGGAAGCGTCCAAATACTGTTCGCTGGGTCAAATTACCGAAGCCCTTTTTCAAGTGGGCGGACAGTATCGCAGAAATATGTAG